One region of Hippoglossus hippoglossus isolate fHipHip1 unplaced genomic scaffold, fHipHip1.pri scaffold_69_arrow_ctg1, whole genome shotgun sequence genomic DNA includes:
- the LOC117759029 gene encoding tumor necrosis factor receptor superfamily member 11B-like, which translates to MIVGLIPAGATHATNKHTQSGELRSKSLWMKATECCARRSIGFAGKTTALARPFEALVSVMLFTASLSWAFQQQEVLPKYQHRDPVTSEFLLCDQCPPGTAVKRHCTADTPTECQPCPERHFAENWHWGDTCQYCTSVCKERQLVRQQCNSTHDQLCACAPGFHLVVEFCITHSTCPPGYGVTALGTPVSDTACEHCPPGHFSAGSSATEPCQRHRNCSDLGLKTLRWGTSTSDSLCGSQDKAATLECSQHHTLCHTGENTVFN; encoded by the exons ATGATTGTGGGTTTGATTCCCGCTGGGGCCACCCATgctacaaacaaacacacgcagtcGGGGGAGCTGCGCAGCAAGTCGCTGTGGATGAAAGCCACCGAATGTTGTGCTCGGAGGTCGATAGGCTTTGCCGGGAAAACCACCGCGCTCGCGAGGCCGTTTGAAGCTTTGGTTTCTGTTATG ctcttcacagcttctctttcctgGGCCTTCCAGCAACAGGAAGTCCTGCCGAAGTACCAGCACCGCGACCCTGTGACGTCCGAATTCCTCCTGTGCGACCAGTGTCCTCCTGGCACGGCCGTGAAGCGACACTGCACCGCTGACACGCCCACAGAGTGCCAACCCTGTCCCGAGAGGCACTTCGCTGAGAACTGGCACTGGGGGGATACGTGTCAATACTGCACCTCG gtgtgtaAGGAGAGGCAGCTCGTGAGGCAGCAGTGCAACAGCACCCATGACcagctgtgtgcgtgtgccccAGGTTTCCACCTAGTGGTGGAGTTCTGCATCACACACAGTACCTGTCCACCTGGCTACGGAGTGACAGCTTTAG gtACACCAGTGAGCGACACCGCGTGTGAGCACTGTCCGCCTGGTCATTTCTCCGCCGGCAGCTCGGCCACCGAGCCGTGTCAGCGCCACAGAAACTGCTCGGATTTGGGCCTGAAGACGCTGAGGTGGGGCACGTCCACTTCAGACAGCCTCTGCGGCAGCCAGGACAAGGCGGCAACACTGGAGTGCTCCCAGCATCACACTCTGTGCCACACTGGTGAGAACACTGTCTTCAACTAG